Proteins from a single region of Palaemon carinicauda isolate YSFRI2023 chromosome 32, ASM3689809v2, whole genome shotgun sequence:
- the LOC137625621 gene encoding uncharacterized protein has translation MRGADRELRKETHVTTRRADKTAAFFLIDPEEYHSKLNLILGDSSKFEKLSYNPIEEIKREANKTNEKINAATNAVHIQTITEDFSPGHLYGNVNTHKNGHPLRHIISQCPTPTYHLAKRINSLLTPYIPYEYGVASSTKFLSRLKRSPTNGTIAPLVVESLLTNVPAIETLRKMFDECSCLRFTDEHSKDGRLPFLDVLISPNPTRYKAFTIKAYVRRALSHCSSLAATH, from the exons ATGAGGGGGGCAGACAGGGAGCTGAGAAAGGAGACCCATGTGACCACGAGGAGAgctgacaagactgctgcctttttCTTGATAGATCCGGAAGAGTATCACAGCAAACTCAACCTGATATTGGGAGATTCATCCAAGTTTGAAAAGCTCTCCTACAACCCCATTGAAGAGATCAAGAGAGAGGCCAACaagacaaatgaaaaaattaatgcagCCACAAACGCCGTCCATATCCAGACCATCACTGAAGATTTTAGTCCTGGTCACCTATATGGTAATGTGAATACTCACAAGAACGGCCACCCCCTCCGAcatattatcagccagtgcccgacGCCGACCTACCACTTGGCAAAAAGAATCAACAGCCTCTTGACCCCTTATATTCCATATGAGTACGGTGTTGCCTCATCTACTAAGTTCCTGAGTAGGCTAAAAAGATCCCCCACCAATGGCACCATCGCTCCCCTTGTTGTGGAGTCCCTTCTTACTAATGTACCT GCCATCGAGACCCTCCGCAAGATGTTTGATGAATGCAGCTGCCTGAGGTTTACTGAcgaacatagcaaagatggacggcttcccttcctagatgttctcatatctcctaaccctaccaggtacaaggcctttaccatcaaggcctacgtccgcagagctctctcccactgctcctctttgGCTGCCACACACTAA